In Dyella terrae, one DNA window encodes the following:
- a CDS encoding ABC transporter ATP-binding protein: MSSDELIISVDSLGKKYDIYAQPVDRLKQMILPRLGRAVGRHDLRYHKEFWALRNVSFSVRRGETVGIIGRNGSGKSTLLQMICGTLHPTEGEVKTFGRIAALLELGAGFNPEFTGEENVYLSGLLYGIPEVELRKRFDSILAFADIGDFIKQPVKTYSSGMYVRLAFSIAAHVDADTLVIDEALSVGDIRFTQKCMRYLREFQKRGTLLFVSHDTGAVTNLCDRAVWLDRGEMVMDGITRDVVESYLAAQHAADRASIGQSISVEKPRATSARAAESADAAPAPLAMPATDAHPDDVMDGRLAELHGRGARNIVEFFEFDPDQVGSSFGAGAAEIVDVKLAGATGESAQIVLGGELVELSIDARIREPIEGPIFGFYVKDRLGQRLFGDNTFVSYVDKPLMPGAGARVRASFHFRMPILPTGEYSIDVALASGTQIDHTHQHWIHDALSFRASESTMRYGLVGIPMLSIDLRQVEV, translated from the coding sequence ATGTCCTCTGACGAACTCATCATTTCCGTCGATTCGCTGGGCAAGAAGTACGACATTTATGCCCAGCCGGTCGATCGCCTCAAGCAGATGATCCTGCCGCGTCTTGGTCGCGCCGTGGGTCGTCACGACCTGCGATACCACAAGGAATTCTGGGCGCTGCGCAACGTGAGTTTCAGCGTTCGTCGTGGCGAGACCGTGGGCATCATCGGTCGCAACGGTTCCGGCAAGTCCACGTTGCTGCAGATGATCTGCGGCACGTTGCACCCTACCGAAGGCGAGGTAAAGACATTCGGCCGCATCGCCGCGCTGCTGGAGCTGGGTGCGGGTTTCAATCCCGAGTTCACGGGCGAGGAAAACGTCTACCTGAGCGGCTTGCTGTACGGTATCCCGGAAGTCGAGCTGCGCAAGCGTTTCGATTCCATCCTGGCGTTCGCCGATATCGGCGACTTCATCAAGCAGCCGGTGAAGACCTACTCCAGCGGCATGTACGTGCGCCTCGCGTTTTCCATCGCCGCGCATGTGGATGCCGACACGCTGGTGATCGACGAGGCGCTCAGCGTCGGTGATATCCGGTTCACGCAAAAGTGCATGCGATATCTGCGCGAGTTCCAAAAGCGCGGCACGCTGCTTTTCGTCAGTCACGATACAGGTGCCGTCACCAATCTTTGTGATCGTGCCGTCTGGCTGGATCGTGGTGAAATGGTGATGGACGGAATCACTCGCGACGTCGTGGAGTCGTATCTTGCGGCCCAGCACGCCGCGGACCGGGCAAGTATCGGGCAATCCATTTCGGTGGAAAAACCCAGGGCGACCTCGGCTCGTGCAGCCGAGTCGGCGGACGCTGCCCCCGCGCCGCTCGCGATGCCGGCTACGGATGCCCATCCCGATGATGTCATGGACGGGCGCCTGGCGGAGCTGCATGGCCGGGGTGCCCGCAATATCGTCGAATTCTTTGAGTTTGATCCGGATCAGGTGGGTTCGTCGTTCGGGGCGGGCGCGGCGGAAATCGTCGACGTCAAGCTTGCCGGAGCGACGGGCGAGAGTGCCCAGATCGTGCTGGGTGGCGAGCTGGTGGAGCTTTCGATCGACGCCCGGATTCGTGAGCCCATCGAAGGCCCCATTTTCGGGTTCTACGTGAAAGACCGTCTTGGGCAGCGCCTGTTTGGTGACAACACCTTTGTGTCGTATGTGGACAAGCCGCTGATGCCAGGGGCCGGCGCGCGCGTGCGTGCGTCCTTCCACTTTCGCATGCCCATTCTCCCGACGGGTGAGTACTCAATCGACGTGGCGCTTGCCAGCGGAACGCAGATTGACCACACGCACCAGCACTGGATTCACGACGCTCTCTCCTTCCGGGCCAGCGAGAGCACCATGCGATATGGCCTGGTGGGCATCCCGATGCTGTCCATCGATCTGCGTCAGGTGGAGGTTTGA
- a CDS encoding ABC transporter permease: MISKYRLADPLSPYRALLRHFHLVVQMAKRDVIGRYRGSFIGLLWSFFNPLLMLSVYTFVFGYVFKSRWAGQGGGQFEFAVILFAGLNINTFFQECANRAPTLILENRNFVKKIVFPLETLSWTTIGSALFHLLISTIVLLIFALVVRGTLPWTVVLFPIVVLVFLPFMAGLVWFLSSLGVFLRDLKHAITIITIMLMFLAPIFYSKEMIPEHYRKLLYLNPLTAIVESTRDVLIWGRMPDWGMLGAYTLAAVLFAWLSFGWFERTRKGFADVL; this comes from the coding sequence ATGATTTCGAAGTACAGGCTAGCTGATCCCCTGTCGCCCTATCGGGCCCTCCTGCGCCATTTTCACCTGGTGGTGCAGATGGCCAAGCGCGATGTCATTGGCCGCTATCGCGGTTCATTCATCGGCCTGCTGTGGTCGTTCTTCAATCCGCTTTTGATGTTGAGCGTATACACGTTCGTCTTTGGCTACGTCTTCAAATCGCGTTGGGCCGGGCAGGGTGGCGGTCAGTTTGAGTTCGCGGTGATCCTGTTCGCCGGTCTCAATATCAACACGTTTTTCCAGGAGTGCGCCAACCGCGCGCCGACGCTGATCCTGGAGAACCGCAATTTCGTCAAGAAGATCGTGTTCCCGCTGGAAACGTTGTCCTGGACGACCATCGGATCGGCGCTGTTCCATTTGCTGATCTCAACAATCGTCCTGCTGATATTCGCGCTGGTCGTGCGTGGAACGCTGCCGTGGACCGTGGTGCTGTTTCCGATCGTGGTGCTCGTCTTCCTGCCTTTCATGGCGGGGCTGGTATGGTTCCTGTCGTCGCTTGGCGTGTTCCTGCGCGATCTCAAGCACGCCATCACCATCATCACGATCATGCTGATGTTCCTCGCGCCCATTTTCTACTCAAAGGAAATGATCCCGGAGCACTACAGGAAGCTGCTTTATCTCAATCCGCTGACGGCGATCGTCGAATCGACGCGCGACGTCCTGATCTGGGGACGCATGCCCGATTGGGGCATGCTGGGCGCCTATACGCTGGCTGCCGTGCTGTTCGCCTGGCTTTCTTTCGGATGGTTTGAACGCACGCGCAAGGGGTTCGCCGATGTCCTCTGA
- a CDS encoding trans-sulfuration enzyme family protein — protein MATSKKKVQGQRELGLGTLAIHAGQQPDPSTGAIMTPIYATSTYVQESPGVHKGYEYSRTQNPTRMAYERCVAALEGGVAGFAFGSGLAAAATVLDLLDSGSHVIAMDDLYGGTYRLFERVRRRSAGLDFSFVDLNDLAAVKAALKPNTRMIWAETPTNPMLKLVDLRKIADFARKHGLILVVDNTFCSPMIQRPFESGADLVLHSATKYLNGHSDMVGGIVVAREQALAEQMAFLQNSVGAVGGPFDAFLAMRGLKTLHLRMKAHCESALILAQWLEKHPAIDRVIYPGLKSHPQHALARRQMDGFGGIISVEVKGGLRKARRVLERCELFALAESLGGVESLIEHPAIMTHASVPPANRKRLGISDSLIRLSVGVEDIDDLRHELDAALR, from the coding sequence ATGGCTACATCGAAGAAGAAGGTTCAGGGGCAGCGCGAGCTCGGTCTGGGCACGCTCGCCATTCATGCCGGGCAGCAGCCCGACCCATCGACCGGGGCCATCATGACCCCGATTTACGCCACGTCCACGTACGTGCAAGAGAGCCCGGGCGTTCACAAGGGCTACGAATATTCGCGCACGCAAAATCCGACGCGCATGGCCTATGAGCGCTGCGTGGCGGCGCTTGAGGGTGGCGTAGCGGGCTTCGCCTTCGGCTCGGGGCTGGCAGCGGCCGCCACGGTGCTGGATCTGCTCGACAGTGGCAGCCACGTCATCGCCATGGACGATCTCTATGGCGGCACGTATCGCTTGTTCGAGCGCGTGCGTCGCCGCTCAGCCGGCCTGGATTTCAGCTTCGTCGATCTGAACGACCTTGCTGCAGTCAAAGCCGCACTCAAGCCCAATACGCGCATGATCTGGGCCGAAACCCCCACCAATCCGATGCTGAAGCTGGTAGATCTGCGCAAGATCGCCGATTTTGCACGCAAGCACGGATTGATCCTGGTGGTAGACAACACCTTCTGTTCGCCCATGATCCAGCGCCCCTTCGAGAGCGGCGCGGATCTGGTCCTGCATTCGGCAACGAAGTACCTCAACGGCCATTCCGACATGGTCGGCGGCATCGTCGTGGCTCGCGAACAGGCCCTGGCTGAGCAGATGGCTTTCCTGCAGAACTCGGTGGGCGCCGTGGGGGGACCCTTCGATGCTTTCCTGGCCATGCGGGGCCTCAAGACCCTGCACCTGCGCATGAAGGCTCACTGCGAGAGCGCGCTGATCCTTGCCCAGTGGCTGGAGAAGCACCCGGCCATTGATCGGGTGATCTATCCCGGACTCAAGAGCCATCCGCAGCACGCCCTGGCGCGCCGTCAGATGGATGGCTTCGGCGGCATCATCAGCGTCGAGGTGAAGGGCGGTCTGCGCAAGGCCCGCCGTGTCCTCGAGCGCTGCGAACTGTTTGCACTCGCTGAATCGCTCGGCGGGGTCGAAAGCCTCATCGAGCATCCGGCCATCATGACGCACGCTTCGGTCCCGCCGGCCAATCGAAAGCGCCTGGGCATCAGTGACTCGCTCATCCGTCTTTCGGTCGGCGTGGAAGACATCGACGACTTGCGGCATGAACTCGATGCTGCACTGCGCTGA
- a CDS encoding sulfotransferase family 2 domain-containing protein, protein MKARALVHYHIFKNAGTSIDSSLKRSFGDRWAAFEGSNAHDIQSASQLATFMTSNPGFLAISSHLARPPLPYPDCLPVVFLRHPLLRAYSVYLFKRKDPGQPFADAAAEQGFADYIEWALREEPGSIVIRNYQVVHLSDASWRCDHILDARATEADLRQATALLNAWGVAGVVERFEESVDTYQALYGAPLPGLRLAYDRENVSEPEAALHPDRLAWLAGLLGEELHARFMAANALDLALHAHAGKVLDAAIARLSHAGHGSPMA, encoded by the coding sequence ATGAAAGCACGCGCACTAGTCCACTATCACATCTTCAAAAATGCCGGAACCAGTATTGATTCGAGCCTGAAACGGAGCTTTGGCGACCGATGGGCGGCTTTCGAGGGCTCGAACGCTCATGACATCCAGTCGGCATCCCAGCTGGCAACGTTCATGACGTCCAATCCCGGATTTCTCGCAATTTCGAGTCATCTGGCGCGCCCGCCGCTGCCATATCCCGACTGCCTGCCGGTGGTTTTTCTTCGCCACCCCCTGCTGCGCGCCTATTCCGTTTACCTGTTCAAAAGGAAGGACCCCGGCCAGCCGTTTGCCGATGCCGCGGCGGAACAGGGATTTGCCGACTACATCGAATGGGCCCTTCGCGAGGAGCCCGGAAGCATCGTCATCCGCAACTACCAGGTCGTCCACCTCAGCGACGCTTCATGGCGGTGCGACCACATTCTCGACGCGCGCGCGACGGAGGCCGATCTGCGCCAGGCCACGGCCCTGCTCAATGCATGGGGTGTAGCGGGCGTCGTGGAGCGTTTCGAGGAATCTGTCGATACCTATCAGGCTCTGTACGGCGCACCCTTGCCCGGGTTGAGACTGGCTTATGACCGTGAAAACGTTTCGGAGCCCGAAGCGGCGCTCCATCCGGACAGGCTTGCGTGGCTCGCCGGCCTTCTGGGCGAGGAATTGCACGCCCGTTTCATGGCGGCCAATGCCCTCGACCTCGCGCTCCACGCCCATGCCGGGAAAGTGCTCGATGCCGCCATCGCCCGCCTTTCGCATGCCGGCCATGGGTCACCGATGGCTTAA
- the rfbB gene encoding dTDP-glucose 4,6-dehydratase — MSDTSRGPATILVTGGAGFIGANFVLGALARGQKVVNLDKLTYAGNLDTLTSVKENPHHVFVQGDIGDRTLVARLLAEHHPAAIVNFAAESHVDRSIDGPAAFVETNVVGTLGLLECARDYWRALAPAQAEAFRFLHVSTDEVYGSLGADGKFTETTAYAPNSPYSASKAASDHLVRAFHHTYGLPTLTTNCSNNYGPYQFPEKLIPLVIQKALAGEPLPVYGDGLNIRDWLFVGDHCSAIARVLEAGTVGETYNVGGNAERENITVVKTICALLDQRRPLADGRKRESLITYVKDRPGHDRRYAIDASKLQRELGWSPSQTFESGIAQTVDWFLDNQPWVQRVLDGSYRMERLGQ; from the coding sequence ATGAGCGACACTTCCCGCGGACCCGCGACAATTCTGGTAACCGGAGGTGCGGGTTTCATCGGCGCCAACTTCGTACTCGGCGCATTGGCGCGTGGGCAGAAGGTCGTCAATCTCGACAAGCTCACGTACGCCGGCAACCTCGACACCCTGACTTCGGTCAAAGAGAACCCGCACCACGTCTTCGTGCAGGGCGACATCGGCGACCGGACCCTGGTAGCACGGCTGTTGGCAGAGCACCACCCTGCAGCCATCGTCAACTTCGCGGCGGAGTCCCATGTCGACCGCTCGATCGACGGCCCGGCTGCATTCGTGGAAACCAACGTCGTCGGCACCCTGGGCCTGCTCGAGTGCGCCCGCGATTACTGGCGCGCCCTGGCCCCGGCGCAAGCTGAGGCGTTCCGCTTCCTGCATGTGTCGACGGATGAGGTCTACGGCTCCCTCGGTGCCGACGGCAAGTTCACCGAAACGACCGCTTACGCCCCCAACTCGCCGTACTCGGCGTCGAAGGCGGCATCCGACCACCTGGTTCGTGCGTTCCATCACACTTATGGACTTCCGACGCTCACGACGAACTGCTCGAACAACTACGGGCCGTATCAGTTCCCGGAAAAATTGATCCCTCTGGTCATCCAGAAGGCACTCGCCGGTGAGCCTTTGCCGGTCTATGGCGATGGCCTGAACATTCGCGACTGGTTGTTCGTCGGCGATCACTGCAGCGCCATTGCGCGCGTGCTTGAAGCCGGTACCGTGGGCGAGACCTACAACGTCGGCGGCAACGCCGAGCGGGAGAACATCACCGTGGTGAAAACCATCTGCGCCCTGCTCGACCAGCGTCGCCCCCTGGCGGATGGTCGTAAGCGCGAGTCGCTGATCACCTACGTCAAGGATCGCCCGGGGCACGATCGCCGCTACGCGATCGATGCGAGCAAGCTTCAGCGCGAACTGGGCTGGTCGCCGTCGCAAACCTTCGAATCGGGCATCGCGCAGACCGTTGACTGGTTCCTGGACAACCAGCCCTGGGTCCAGCGCGTTCTGGATGGCAGCTACCGTATGGAGCGACTCGGCCAATGA
- the rfbA gene encoding glucose-1-phosphate thymidylyltransferase RfbA produces MTTQKGIILAGGSGTRLYPITQAVSKQLLPVYDKPMVYYPLATLMLAGVRQVLMINTPHEQPLFQRLLGDGSQWGIDIQYAVQPSPDGLAQAFIIGRDFVNGDPSCLVLGDNIFYGVGLTERLKRASARDHGATVFGYWVRDPERYGVAEFDASGKVIGLEEKPSHPKSSYAVTGLYFYDKRACDFAADLQPSPRGELEITDLNRRYLDDDSLHLEQLGRGFAWLDTGTHESLMEAGNYIETIENRQGLKVCCPEEIAFINGWIDAEQVLRAAAPLAKTGYGQYLQRLVNQGHVR; encoded by the coding sequence ATGACGACCCAGAAAGGCATCATCCTCGCAGGCGGTTCGGGCACGCGGCTGTACCCGATCACCCAGGCGGTGAGCAAACAGCTCCTGCCCGTGTACGACAAGCCGATGGTGTACTACCCACTGGCCACGCTCATGCTGGCGGGCGTGCGTCAGGTGCTGATGATCAACACCCCGCACGAACAACCCTTGTTTCAGCGCCTGCTTGGCGATGGTTCGCAGTGGGGCATCGACATCCAGTACGCCGTGCAGCCTTCGCCGGATGGCCTCGCCCAGGCGTTCATCATCGGACGCGACTTCGTCAACGGCGACCCAAGCTGCCTGGTGCTCGGCGACAATATTTTCTACGGCGTCGGCCTCACCGAACGACTCAAGCGAGCCTCCGCGCGTGATCATGGCGCGACGGTCTTCGGATACTGGGTGAGGGATCCGGAGCGCTACGGCGTCGCCGAATTCGATGCGTCCGGCAAGGTTATCGGCCTGGAAGAAAAGCCCAGCCATCCGAAATCCAGCTACGCGGTCACGGGCTTGTACTTCTACGACAAGCGCGCCTGCGATTTCGCCGCGGATCTCCAGCCTTCGCCGCGCGGGGAGCTGGAAATCACCGATCTCAACCGTCGCTACCTCGACGACGATTCGCTGCATCTCGAACAGCTTGGCCGCGGCTTCGCCTGGCTCGATACCGGCACGCATGAATCGCTGATGGAAGCAGGCAACTACATCGAAACCATCGAGAATCGCCAGGGGCTCAAAGTGTGCTGTCCCGAGGAGATCGCCTTCATCAATGGCTGGATCGACGCCGAACAGGTCTTGCGCGCTGCCGCCCCGCTCGCAAAAACAGGCTACGGCCAGTACCTGCAGCGCCTGGTCAATCAGGGTCACGTTCGATGA
- the rfbC gene encoding dTDP-4-dehydrorhamnose 3,5-epimerase, translating into MKVIETQLAGAVVIEPQVFGDSRGFFYESFNAERYKAIGIDRTFVQSNVSRSSKGVLRGLHYQWPHPQGKLVSVLEGEVYDVAVDIRRGSPTFGQWAGVMLSAENKRHFWVPEGFAHGFCVVSEFATFAYQCTALYDRECDAGIRWNDADIGVDWPIGQPLLSDKDTRTPLLKDVPAGRLPDYLA; encoded by the coding sequence ATGAAAGTGATAGAAACCCAGCTGGCCGGAGCCGTGGTCATCGAACCGCAGGTCTTTGGCGACAGCCGTGGCTTTTTTTACGAGAGCTTCAATGCCGAACGCTACAAGGCGATCGGCATCGACCGCACCTTCGTGCAGTCGAACGTGTCGCGCTCGAGCAAAGGCGTGTTGCGCGGACTGCATTACCAGTGGCCCCATCCGCAGGGCAAGCTGGTGAGCGTGCTCGAAGGTGAAGTCTATGACGTCGCGGTCGATATCCGACGCGGCTCACCGACCTTCGGCCAGTGGGCGGGGGTCATGCTCTCAGCGGAGAACAAGCGCCACTTCTGGGTTCCGGAAGGTTTTGCACACGGCTTCTGCGTCGTGAGCGAATTTGCCACCTTCGCTTATCAGTGCACGGCACTGTATGACCGCGAGTGCGATGCCGGCATTCGCTGGAACGACGCCGATATCGGGGTTGACTGGCCCATCGGCCAGCCACTGCTGTCGGACAAGGACACGCGCACGCCCTTGCTCAAGGACGTGCCTGCCGGACGACTGCCGGACTACCTGGCTTGA
- the rfbD gene encoding dTDP-4-dehydrorhamnose reductase, protein MKALLLGANGQLGQNLAAHPRLASLGEVILATRDGQLSNGASAETADLSRPESLTAVLDRISPDVIINAAAYTAVDRAETEEDLATRVNGEAVGVLGQWAAGRGIPVVHFSTDYVFDGEGTRPYLPDDPTSPLGAYGRSKRAGERALQHSGVAHLIFRTAWVYAPWGHNFLRTMLRLAADRDELRVVADQVGAPTTTTLIADGAMLALEHWLAADQDTRRGLEGVHHLVAGGETSWHGFASAIVQQAHERGILARCPRVTAIGTNEFPTPARRPRYSVLDASGFERTFGMLLPSWQQGLDGVLATLALQRK, encoded by the coding sequence TTGAAGGCACTGCTACTTGGCGCCAACGGGCAGCTGGGCCAGAACCTCGCTGCCCATCCGCGGCTCGCGTCGCTTGGTGAAGTCATCCTGGCCACCCGGGACGGACAGCTCAGCAACGGGGCCTCCGCCGAGACGGCCGACCTGTCACGGCCGGAATCCCTCACGGCCGTGCTCGACCGAATCTCGCCCGATGTCATCATCAATGCCGCCGCCTACACGGCGGTGGACCGCGCAGAGACTGAAGAAGACCTCGCCACCCGCGTCAATGGCGAAGCCGTGGGCGTGCTGGGCCAGTGGGCTGCCGGCCGAGGCATCCCGGTGGTCCATTTCTCCACCGATTACGTGTTCGACGGCGAAGGGACCCGACCGTACCTCCCGGATGATCCGACGTCCCCGCTCGGGGCCTACGGCCGCAGCAAGCGGGCCGGCGAACGGGCGCTGCAACACAGTGGCGTCGCTCACCTGATTTTCCGCACTGCCTGGGTCTATGCCCCATGGGGACATAACTTTCTCCGCACCATGCTGAGGCTGGCAGCCGATCGCGACGAACTTCGGGTGGTCGCCGATCAGGTCGGTGCCCCGACCACGACCACCCTCATCGCCGATGGCGCGATGCTGGCACTGGAACACTGGCTGGCCGCCGACCAGGACACCCGTCGCGGGCTCGAGGGCGTCCACCATCTGGTGGCGGGTGGCGAAACTTCCTGGCATGGCTTTGCCTCGGCGATCGTCCAGCAGGCTCACGAGCGCGGTATCCTTGCGCGCTGTCCGCGCGTCACGGCGATCGGCACGAACGAGTTCCCGACCCCCGCGCGTCGCCCCCGCTATTCGGTGCTTGACGCGAGCGGATTCGAGCGGACTTTTGGCATGCTCTTACCCTCATGGCAGCAAGGCCTGGACGGGGTTCTGGCGACCCTCGCCTTGCAGAGGAAATGA
- a CDS encoding mannose-1-phosphate guanylyltransferase/mannose-6-phosphate isomerase: protein MLIPLILSGGSGTRLWPVSRKNLPKQFLSLMGHGTLFQQTVERTRVLPDVTAPIVVASEDHRFLAAEQLMELGIEGSTIVLEPVARNTAPAIALGALHAIDKDPDALLLVLPADHLIGDTEHFCEAVEQALPAARDGWLVTFGIRPDRPETGFGYIRRGDGIGEHAFQVAQFVEKPALKTAQAYLEDGGYDWNSGMFLFRASRYLEELAQHAPAMMETVKVAHASAATDLDFVRVDADAFARVPDNSIDYAVMEKTRRAAVIPVSVAWSDIGSWSALWLAGVRDAEGNLRDGDTIAVNTTNSLLRSHKRHLLATVGVDNLIVVTTPDATLVAHRDAAQDVKQVVEELKASGRSEHSLHRIVRRPWGSYDSLEAGDRFQVKRIVVKPGAALSLQKHHHRAEHWIVVSGTAEVTCDDKVFLLGENQSTYIPLGSTHRLRNPGKMPLEMIEVQSGSYLGEDDIVRLEDVYGRS, encoded by the coding sequence ATGTTGATCCCTCTCATTCTCAGCGGCGGTAGCGGCACTCGCCTTTGGCCGGTGTCGCGCAAAAACCTGCCCAAGCAATTCCTTTCGCTGATGGGCCACGGAACACTTTTCCAGCAAACCGTGGAACGTACTCGCGTGCTACCGGACGTAACGGCACCGATCGTCGTCGCCAGCGAAGACCATCGCTTTCTGGCAGCCGAGCAGTTGATGGAACTGGGCATCGAAGGTTCCACCATCGTCCTCGAGCCGGTAGCCCGAAACACCGCGCCGGCGATCGCCCTGGGCGCACTGCACGCCATCGACAAGGATCCCGACGCCCTGCTGCTGGTGCTTCCGGCCGATCACCTGATCGGTGATACCGAGCATTTTTGCGAAGCCGTTGAACAGGCGCTGCCCGCCGCGCGCGATGGCTGGCTGGTGACCTTCGGCATTCGACCGGATCGCCCTGAAACCGGTTTTGGATACATCCGCCGCGGCGATGGCATCGGCGAGCACGCATTCCAGGTGGCGCAGTTCGTAGAGAAGCCCGCCCTGAAAACGGCTCAGGCCTATCTCGAGGATGGCGGTTACGACTGGAACTCGGGCATGTTCCTGTTCAGGGCCTCGCGCTACCTCGAGGAACTGGCTCAGCACGCGCCAGCCATGATGGAAACAGTCAAGGTGGCCCATGCATCGGCCGCCACCGACCTGGATTTCGTGCGCGTTGATGCCGACGCCTTCGCCAGGGTGCCGGACAATTCCATCGACTATGCCGTCATGGAAAAGACCCGCCGTGCGGCCGTGATTCCCGTTTCCGTGGCCTGGAGTGACATCGGCTCCTGGTCGGCCCTCTGGCTGGCCGGCGTGCGCGACGCCGAAGGCAATCTGCGCGACGGTGACACCATCGCGGTAAATACCACCAACTCGCTCCTGCGCTCGCACAAGCGTCACTTGCTTGCCACCGTGGGGGTCGACAACCTCATCGTCGTCACCACGCCCGACGCCACCCTCGTCGCGCATCGCGACGCGGCCCAGGACGTCAAACAGGTTGTCGAGGAACTGAAGGCTTCGGGCCGCAGCGAGCACTCGCTCCATCGCATCGTCCGCCGCCCGTGGGGCAGCTACGATTCGCTGGAAGCCGGCGACCGTTTCCAGGTCAAGCGTATCGTCGTGAAGCCGGGCGCCGCGCTTAGCCTGCAGAAGCACCACCATCGCGCAGAACACTGGATCGTCGTCTCGGGCACGGCGGAAGTGACCTGCGACGACAAGGTTTTCCTGCTGGGCGAAAACCAGAGCACTTACATCCCGCTAGGCAGCACCCACCGCCTGCGCAACCCGGGCAAGATGCCGCTCGAAATGATCGAGGTGCAATCGGGCAGCTATCTGGGTGAAGACGACATCGTGCGCCTGGAAGACGTCTACGGACGCTCCTGA